In Thermothelomyces thermophilus ATCC 42464 chromosome 2, complete sequence, a single window of DNA contains:
- a CDS encoding uncharacterized protein (CAZy_ID 267832), translated as MKSTVFVASLLASLAAAQPHGHGHAHQHRRKEHSHNKRGVVTTWVTETVYETVTAYVDDTTTELVMPSTKPASTTFLTSTTPAASPGVFIQEPETSSTTSTRVQAPPTSQAPPPPPQSPSPSPEPSPSTTSVAAPPASSSAPPTEAPGGDGSSGSGGQDTRSGEITYYALGMGSCGVDDSGKDNSDNIVAVSSSLMGAQSNGNPMCGKTITVKANGKTAQAVVHDKCPSCAPNDIDVSEKLFLELFGSLDLGRGQVEWYFNE; from the coding sequence ATGAAGTCAACTGTTTTCGTCGCTAGCCTCTTGGCCTCGCTCGCTGCCGCGCAGCCccacggccacggccacgCCCACCAGCACCGCAGGAAGGAGCACAGCCACAACAAGCGGGGCGTGGTCACGACCTGGGTGACCGAGACGGTTTACGAGACGGTCACCGCCTACGTTGACGACACCACCACCGAGCTGGTCATGCCGAGCACCAAGCCGGCCAGCACCACCTTCTTGACCTCGACCACGCCCGCGGCCAGCCCGGGAGTCTTCATCCAGGAACCTGAGACAAGCTCGACGACCTCGACCAGGGTGCAAGCTCCCCCGACGTCgcaggcgccgccgccgcctccgcagTCCCCATCGCCCAGCCCCGAGCCAAGCCCCAGCACTACCAGCGTTGCGGCGCCGCCTGCGTCATCGTCCGCACCGCCCACTGAAGCTCCTGGCGGTGACGGATCTAGTGGATCAGGCGGCCAGGACACCCGCAGTGGTGAGATCACTTATTACGCCCTCGGCATGGGCTCCTGCGGCGTCGATGACAGCGGCAAGGACAACTCCGACAACATCGTCGCTGTCTCCTCGTCCCTGATGGGTGCCCAGTCCAACGGTAACCCCATGTGCGGCAAGACCATCACCGTCAAGGCCAACGGAAAGACGGCCCAGGCCGTCGTCCACGACAAGTGCCCGAGCTGCGCCCCCAACGACATCGATGTTTCCGAGAAGCTCTTCCTCGAGCTCTTCGGCTCGCTTGATCTTGGTCGGGGCCAGGTTGAGTGGTACTTCAACGAATAA